The DNA window TCAAGGATCGACATGGCGTCCAGCCTGACGAAGGGTGCGGCCGAGCAGGAGAAGACCTCTCCGGACTCCGGCGGCAAGACCTTCTTCGGCCACCCTCGTGGCCTGGCCCCCCTCTTCATGACGGAGATGTGGGAGCGCTTCAGCTACTACGGCATGCGCGCTCTCCTCGTCGTCTACCTGATCGCCGGCGGCCCGGACGCGAAGCCCGACAGCCAGGGCGGCGGCCTGGCGATGCCCGAGGCCAGCTCGGTGGCCATCTACTCCGTCTACGTGGCGATGGTCTACCTGCTCGCCATGCCCGGCGGCTGGTTCGGCGACCGCGTCTGGGGCCCGCGCAAGACCGTCGCCATCGCGGCGGGCATCATCATGGCCGGTCACCTGGCCCTGGCGATCCCCGGCAAGCCGAGCTTCTTCGCCGGCCTCGCGCTGGTGGCGATCGGTTCGGGTCTGCTGAAGGCCAACATCTCCACGATGGTCGGCCACCTCTACGACGGCCCGCAGGACCCGCGCCGCGACGGCGGCTTCACGATCTTCTACATCGGTGTGAACACCGGTGCCTTCGCCGCGCCGCTCGTCATCGGCACCGTCGGCCAGAAGGTCAACTGGCACCTGGGCTTCTCGATCGCCGCGGTCGGCATGGGTCTCGGTCTGCTCTTCTTCCTGTGGGGCACCCGCCACCTCAGCCCGCAGAGCAGCGTCGTCCCGAAGCCGCTGACGGCCGCCGAGCGCAAGGCCACGCTGCTGAAGGCCCTGCTGTGGCTGGCCATCGCCGCCGCCTTCTACGGCGTCGTCGCGGGCACCGGCCACTTCACGCAGAAGTGGGCCACGATTCCGATCGCCCTGGTCGGCCTGGTCATCCCGATCACGGTCCTGACCCGCATCAAGCGCGACAAGGACCTGACGGCGAACGAGCAGACCAAGGTCAGCGGTTACATCTGGTTCTTCGTCGCCGCCGCCGTGTTCTGGATGATCTTCGACCAGGCCGGCTCGACGATGTCGACCTTCGCCGAGAAGAAGACCGCGGACAACGTCTTCGGCATCGACTTCCCGTCGACCTGGTTCCAGTCGGTCAACCCGCTGTGGGTCATGGCCATCGCCCCGGTCTTCGCCTCGATGTGGCTGTGGCTCGCCCGCAAGGACCGCGAGCCGAGCACCACGGTGAAGTTCTCGATGGCCATGGTCATCATCGGCGCCTCGTTCTTCGTCTTCGCCATCCCGATGGGGATGGCCGCCGACGGCACGAAGGTCACCCCGGCCTGGCTGCTGATGATCTACGGCATCCAGACCATGGGTGAGCTGTGCCTCTCCCCGGTCGGCCTGTCGCTCACCACGAAGATGGCGCCGCAGAAGTACGCGAGCCAGATGATGGGCGTCTGGTTCCTCGCGGTGACCGCGGGCGACTGCACCATGACCCTGCTGACGGAGTCGGGTGTCGACCTCAACGGCACCGGCGTGATCCTCGCGCAGGCGGCGGCCGCCACCCTGGCCGGTGCCGCGGTGTGGATGTCCCGCAAGCGGATCGAAGGCCTGATGGGCGACGTCCGCTGAGGACCCCCTGAACGACAGTGCCCCGGCGCAATGGCGCGCCGGGGCACTGTGCGTTTCCGGCAGGTGTCAGTCCGGGGACCGGGGCATGGCCTCGGGCGTGAACCAGGGCAGGGCGCCGGACTGCGGCGCGGCAACAGCGGGCCGGGGCCTCAGCCGATCGACGACGACCATCCCGAGCCGGAAGAGACCGGCCGGAACGACAAGGAACAGCAGGATCCAGAAGAGCGTCACCCCCCAGGGCCGGGCCACGTCCCAGGGCTCGGTGACGAGCACCTTGTCGCCGTACTCGAGCGACACCTCGTAGGGCCCGTGGGCACCCGCGGCGAGCTCCACGTCGAAGGCGACCCGGGCGCGCTGCCCCGCCGGGATCGTGCCGCGCCACCTCCGCTCCTCCCAGGAGGGCGCGAGCACGCCCCGCGCGGTCCCGACGCGGAACACGGGGTCCTTGGCGGCCCCGGAGCCCAGATTGCCGACCGTGAGGACGAGCCGGCGGGCCGGCGGCGCGCCGAACCAGGTGAGCAGCCCGCCGGAGCCCTCCAGACGGGCGTCCAGCACGCCGATCCGCGCCCCGGAGGACTCGGGCAGCGGGGCGACGGGATGCCCCGCGACGACCAGCGGGACGTCCGCCGCCTGAGCCTCCCCCGTCACGGTGGCCACGTGCACCACACAAGGGCAAGGCGTGGGCGGCTCGACAACAACAAGCTCCCGCCGAAAGACCCCGTCACGCTCCGTAGTAACAGTGCGCCCCTCCGCGTTAACGCAGTCGTTGGTGCCCCCCACCATGTTCTGCCCGCACACCAGCAGAGTGAGCAAGGCCCGCGACCGCCACCCTTCCCCCCTGACGACCACGGTGCTGCCCTTACCGGCCTCCGCCCGATCCAGCGAGAGACGAGGCCCATCGGCAGCAGCCGCTCCCGCAGCGGGCAACAGGGCGACGAGGAGGACCAGCAGCAGAAGAACGACGGCGGAGGCGCCGGGGCCGCAGGGGCAGGGCCCTGGACGCTGACGTGTATGTGCGGCGCCCGGCGCGGGGTGCGCATGCGGCAGGGCAGAGGGCGCCGTAAATAGACGGTCCAGGGCCCTGCCCCGGAGGCCCCGGCGCCGGACCACGACGCGCCTCATGCGCCGCTCCCCGCACCGCGGCGCCGCCGTCGCACCAGCACCACCGCCCCACCCGCAAGCGCCAGCACCACCCCGCCACCCACCGGCAGAACCCACCGCACGGGCGTGTACGAGCCGGACCCGCTGGCCCGTACCCCGCCCTCCGCGACAGCGGTCACGCGCACCGTCACCGAGTCCAGCCGCGGCGCATCCGGCCACCGCTCCACCCTCCGCACCACCCGCCCCGGCGCCAGCTCGGCCGGCGCGTCGGCGACCGTGCGGCGGAGGACCGTGCCGAAAACCCCGTCGGCGCGGATGGCGAGCCGCGGGGTCAGCGTCCTGTTGCCACGGTTGACCAGGGCGTACCGGATGACCGCGCCGCCCGTGCCCGCGCCGCTCACCCGTACGTTCTCGACGGCGAGCGCCGGCAGCGCCGGTCCCCCGCTGACACGCAGGGCCAGCCGCACCCGCACCTCCCGCCCCTCCCCGCTCACGACCACCGCGCCGGAGTGGTCGCCGGGCTCCGCGTCACCGGGGACCGTCACGCGCACGGGCACGTTCGCCCGGGTGCGGGCGGGCACCCGTACCTGCTGCCGGGGGAAGGAGATCCAGGTCCCGGCGCCCCGGAGGGCGAAGGAGCGCTCGCGGTCCGCGGGGTTGACCACGGACAGCTTGTCGGTGAAGACCGTGCCGGGGGCGCCCTCCAGGTAGAACGACGCGCGGTCGTCCGGTCCGGGCGCCTCCGTACCGGCGGGAGCGGGCGCGGCCGACCACGGCCGGTCGTCGTCGGCGGCGGTGGCTGCCGGGGTGACGGAGGTGCAGAGCAGCACCGTCACGAGGGCGGCCGGCGGGAAGAGACGGACGGGACGACGGCGCACAGGCGGCCCCTTCATGCGTGTCAGCGCGTGGTCGCCGCCCGGCGCCGCCGGGTCAGCCAGAGCGTGCCCGCGACGCCGGTGAGGAGGACGGTGCCGCCGAGGGTGCCGAGGGCGATGGCGGAGTCGGCGGGCCCGGTCTGGGGAAGCTGACCGCCCGTGGAACCCCCGGTGGAGGAGGAACCACCGGTGGCAGAACCGCCGGTGGAGGACCCACCCGAGGCGGCCCCGCCGGAAGCCCCGCCGGAACCCGACCCACCCGTAGCGGAACCTCCGGTGGACCCACCCGTAGAGGACCCACCCGTGGAGGACCCACCGGTGGAGGACCCACCGGTGGAGGACCCACCGGAACTCCCGCCGGGCTCCTTGATGTCGAGCGTCAGCGACGGCTTGGGGTTGTTCGTCGGCGTGCAGGTGGTGGTCGTGCCCAGCGCCTGGATGGTCAGCGTGGAGGCGGTGAACGTCACGCTGCCGCTCTTCTTCGGGGTGTACGTCCCCGACAGGTCACTGATCTTGATCGGGGTGTTGGCCGGTATCGGCTCCGTGTTGGCGGGCCCGGAGACGGCGACCGTCCCGCTGTCCGCGCCGCCCACCTTGATGACGGCGCTCGGCTTCATCGCGCCCTTGCCGAGCTCGATGGGGCTGGAGGAGACGCCCTTCTCGAAGGTCATGGTCAGCTTGTACGCACCGCCGTCCGCGACGCCCTTGATGTCGATGGGCGAGACGGCGCTCTTGTCTCCGATGGGGGTCTTGCACGCGTAGTCGACGTCGATCGTCACCGCGTGCGCGGCCGGAGCGCCCAGCAGGACGGCCCCGCCGGCCAGGGACGCGGCGAGGGCGGCTGCGCGGCGTGGGATGTGGGACACCTCTGGTTCCCCTCTCGTCCGGTGCCGCAGCCGAGCAGAGCCGAGCTGAGCCCAGCCGAGCTGACGGCACATCAGATCGGGCGCAGACAGTACGCCGGGGACCTTGAGGAAGGAAGAGAAAGGAAGAGAAGGGAGGAAGGAAGGGACGCGGGAGAGAGAAGAGAAGGGGGAGCCAGAGGCCTAGCCCGGCGCGGCCAGCTCCGCCCACACCGTCTTCCCGGCCCCGCTCTCGTTCCGCACGACGCCCCAGTCCAGGCAGAGCCTCTGCACGATGAACATCCCGTGCCCGCCGGGCCGCCCCGCGCGGTGCGGCGTGCGCGGTGCGGGCGTCCCCGCGCCGAGGTCGACGACCTCCAGGCGCAGCACCTTGCCCGTGCAGCTCACGCGGAGCTCCTCGGGGCCGTCGGCGTGCAGGCAGGCGTTGGTGACCAGCTCGGAGACGACGAGCAGGACGTCCTCGGCGGCCGCGCGGTGGTCCGCGCCGATCGCGGGGAGCCAGCCCCAGTCGTGGAGCGCCTGCCGGGTGAAGTCACGCGACATGGGCACGGCGCCGCTGACCCCGACGAGGTGCAGCCGGCGCATCCCGCCGGGCCGGGACCCCTGCGAAGGCCCGTCCGGCGACAGCGCACCGGAGGAGGCGGCGCCGTTCGCCCCCGGACCGGGGTCGCCCGGCGGAGGGCACGGCCGGGTGGTGCTCATCAGCGCTTCACCTCACCGATTCACCGATTCAGAACGGAACGAAGGGACGGACGGGTACCTGGATACCTTGATCGCGGCTACCTGGCACATGGAACGGATTCAGCAGACTCCTGCCCGACCGAATCGTGAGAACACCCACTTCTTCGGTGCCGATCCTGTGATGCATGCAACTGGTGCCTGCGAACCCACGCCGAAGGAGCCCGGCCGACCGGGTGACGACTGAGTAACGCACAGGGAAAGGCGGGGGCGCCAGGGGTCAGCCGGCGAGGGCCGCGTCGAGGGTGTCGTGCACCGTGAAGACGGCTTCCGCGCCGGTGATCTCGAAGACCCGGGCGACCACGGGCTGCATCGCAGCCAGGTGGATTCCGCCGCCTGCGGCCTCGGCCTGCAGCCGGGCGCCCAGAAGCACGTTCAGGCCGGTCGAGTCGCAGAACTCCAGACCGGAGCAATCGAGGACCACGCGTGCGCCGCCGTCGGCGATGGCGGCCTCGAGGGGCTCGCGCAGTACGTCCGCCGTGTGGTGATCGAGCTCACCCACCGGCGTCACGATCGCGCTCGCCCCGTCCCGCCGGACGGCTACATGCAGCCGGCCCCTGCTTGCGCTGCCGACCATCCCGCGATCCATGCGCATCCCTTCTCGGTGTGCCTGCGTGGCGCTCCCAGAACACTACGCCTTCCCTACGGCGTCCGGTAGCCGAAGGTCCGGCATTATTCACATATAGGGACATCACGCACTTGCGGTGCACGGGTGAAGACAGGTAGGGCTAGTAGGACGACATCCACCACGGACGGCTTTGGAGGCGCCGCTCACCGCAGCACGACGCGACGGCATCGGCAGCCATATGCCGAGAATGATGGAGGAGACCATGTCACCCCGGCTCGACGAAACGCGTGCGGAACCGCGTACGGCGTCGTCGGCACCCCTGCCCCAGTCCCCGCCCGAGTATTCCTATTCCGACCTTCCCGGGTTTCCCGAGTGCGACGGGACCGGCCCCACGCCCCCCGGCGAAATGGCGCCGCACGACGCACGTGCCCTGTCCAAGACGCTCTTCGCCCGCCTGGAGGCGCTCGAAGAGGGCACGCACGAATACGCATACGTACGCAACACCCTGGTCGAACTGAACCTCGCCCTCGTGAGGTTCGCCGCCGCCCGGTTCCGCTCCCGCAGCGAGCCGATGGAGGACATCGTCCAGGTCGGCACGATCGGCCTCATCAAGGCCATCGACCGCTTCGAGCTCAGCCGGGGCGTGGAGTTCCCGACCTTCGCGATGCCGACCATCATCGGCGAGATCAAGCGGTTCTTCCGCGACACCAGCTGGTCCGTGCGCGTGCCGCGCCGGCTCCAGGAGCTCCGCATCGACCTGGCCAAGGCCCGCGACGAGCTCGCCCAGAGCCTGGACCGCTCCCCCACCGTCGGTGAACTCGCCGGGCACCTCGGCCTGACGAAGGACGAGGTCGTCGAGGGCATGGCCGCGAGCAACGCCTACTCGGCGAGCTCGCTGGACGCCCAGCCGCAGGACGACGAGGCGGAGGGCGCCCTCTCGGCCCGCATCGGCTACGAGGACCACGACCTGGAGGGCGTCGAGTACGTCGCCGCGCTCAAGCCGATGATCGCCGAACTCCCGCAACGGGACCGGAAGATCCTGTCCCTGCGCTTCGTGGCGAACATGACCCAGTCGGAGATCGGCGAGGAACTGGGCATCTCCCAGATGCACGTCTCGCGCCTGCTGGGCCGCACCCTCGTCCGCCTGCGCCGGGGACTCCTGAGCGAGGAGTGAGGCCGGGGCCTCAGCTTTTGCACGGTATTCACACCGTTTCCGCACCGCCGCGCGCCGCACGGGTTTCCCGTGCGGCGCGCGGCGTTTGATGCCGCCTCAGCAGCTGCAGGGCCGTGCCCACCCCTGCACAAACCTGGACCGGGGATGCGCGCCGAGGGTGTTGACCCGCCTGCTGCGGGCGAATAGCGTCGCGGCGGCCTCTGGGGGAACGGCGGTGCGACTGGCGTGCGCCTTCTGCGGGAAGACCAGGAAAACCGGGAAGACCGGCAAGACCGGCAAATCCAGGACGACGGTGGCGGTAGCGGTAGCGGTGCCGATGTCGTCATCGTCGGCAGCGGAGTGGTCGGCGCGGCGTGTGCGGAGGCGCTGACCCGCCGCGGGGCCCGCGTGCTCGTCCTCGACCGGGGCCCGCTCGCGGCCGGCACCACCGCCTGCGGTGAGGGCAACCTCCTCGTCTCGAACAAGGCCCCCGGCCCCGGACTCGCCCTCGCACAGGCCTCGCTGAGCCGCTGGCCCCGCCTGCTCGCCGCGCTGCGCGAAGAGCTGGGCCCGGGCCGTGCGGAGTGCGAGTACGAGGTGAAGGGCGGCCTCGTCGTCGCCACCGGCGAGCCGGAGGGCGCGGCCCTGTGCGGCTTCGCGGCGGCCCAGCGCGCGGCGGGCGTGGACGCCCGCGAGCTCGCGCCGGGCGAGGCCGCGGCGTACGAGCCGCACCTCACGCCCGCCGTGCGCGCCGCGGTCCACTACCCGCAGGACGCCCAGCTGCAGCCCGTCCTGGCGGCGACGTCGCTGCTGGCGGCGGTCCGGGCGCGCGGCGGCCGGATCCGTACCGGCGTGGACGTGACGGGCGTGGAGACCGGCCGGGACGGGCGGGCCGTGGGCGTCCGCACGTCGCAGGGCCGCATTCCGTGCGGGGCGGTGGTCAACGCCTGCGGCCCCTGGGCCGGGGAGTTCGCCGCGGCCGCCGGCGCGCCCCTGCCCGTCGTGCCCCGCCGCGGCACGGTCCTCGTCACGGCACCGCTGCCGCACGGCACGGTGCGGCACAAGGTCTACGACGCCGGGTACGCGGAAACCGCCCGCAGCGAGGACGCCGCACTGCAGGTGGCGGCCGTGGTCGAGGCGACCCAGGCGGGCACGGTCCTCATCGGTTCCAGCCGGCAGCGCTGCGGCTTCGACGGGACGCTGCGCGCCGGGGTGCTGGGGGCACTGGCACGCGCGGCGGCGCAGCTGTTCCCCGTCCTCGGCGGCGTCCCCGTCATGCGCGCGTACGGCGGCTTCCGCCCGTACACCCCCGACCACCTCCCCGTCGTGGGCGAGGACCCGCGCCACCCCGGCCTGTGGCACGCGACGGGCCACGAGGGCGCGGGCATCGGCCTGGCCGCCGCCACCGGCGAACTGCTCGCCGAGCTCTGGGCGGGCGAGCCGCCGCACCTCGATCCGGAGCCGTTCCGTGTCCAGCGCTTCGGAACCGCACGAACCACACGAACCGCACGCTTCGGAAGGGAGAACGGATGGCACTGACGGTGTACGTCGACGGCGAGCGGCACCGCGCCCTGCCCGGTCAGACGGTGGCGGCCCTGCTCCTGGCGACGGGCCGCCGGTCCTGGCGCACCACCCGCCTCGGCGGCCGCCCGCGCGGCGTCTTCTGCGGCATCGGCGTCTGTTACGACTGCCTGGTCGTCGTCAACGGCCTCCCCGACGTACGGGCCTGCCGGCGCGAACTGCGCGACGGGGACCGGGTGGAGACCCAGCGCGGCGCGCGGCTGCCCGCGGAGGAGGAGTCCCGCCCGGCCCCTCCGACCCCTCCGGCTCCTCCCGCCCCTCGTACGGACCGTGAGGACGCACATCCCGGTCACCCCTTGCACGACTCACACGACTCATGCAACTCATGCGACTCATGCCAATCACACGGCTTACGCGACTTACGCGACGCGGACGGGGTCGCATGAGCGCCCAGCCTCCCTTAGCCTCCTCCTCCGCCTCCGCCTCCGCCACTGCCACCGCCTCCCCCCTCGTGGTCGTCGTCGGCGCGGGACCGGCCGGCGCGCGGGCCGCGTTGAGCGCCGCCCGGTGCGACGCGCGCGTCGTGCTCGCCGACAGCGAGGAGCGCGTCGGCGGCCGGCACCACCGGCAGCCGGCCGTCGCGGGCGGCGGCCCCGGCGCCTCCGCCGCGCACCCGCTCGAACAGGCCGTCGCCACCCAGCCCCGCATCACGCACCTGGCCCGCGCCACCGTCTGGGCCCTGGAGCCGGGGCCGGCGCCCGGCAGGCACCTCGTCCACCTGCAGCAGGGCCCCGCCGACGACCGCGGGCGCCCCGTGCGCACGCTCGCGGCCGACGCGCTCGTCCTGTGCACCGGCGCCTTCGACCGCGCGTTGCCGTTCCCCGGCTGGGAGCTGCCGGGCGTGGTCACGGCGGGCGCGGCGCAGGCGCTCGCCG is part of the Streptomyces roseifaciens genome and encodes:
- a CDS encoding ATP-binding protein; this translates as MSTTRPCPPPGDPGPGANGAASSGALSPDGPSQGSRPGGMRRLHLVGVSGAVPMSRDFTRQALHDWGWLPAIGADHRAAAEDVLLVVSELVTNACLHADGPEELRVSCTGKVLRLEVVDLGAGTPAPRTPHRAGRPGGHGMFIVQRLCLDWGVVRNESGAGKTVWAELAAPG
- a CDS encoding RNA polymerase sigma factor SigF encodes the protein MSPRLDETRAEPRTASSAPLPQSPPEYSYSDLPGFPECDGTGPTPPGEMAPHDARALSKTLFARLEALEEGTHEYAYVRNTLVELNLALVRFAAARFRSRSEPMEDIVQVGTIGLIKAIDRFELSRGVEFPTFAMPTIIGEIKRFFRDTSWSVRVPRRLQELRIDLAKARDELAQSLDRSPTVGELAGHLGLTKDEVVEGMAASNAYSASSLDAQPQDDEAEGALSARIGYEDHDLEGVEYVAALKPMIAELPQRDRKILSLRFVANMTQSEIGEELGISQMHVSRLLGRTLVRLRRGLLSEE
- a CDS encoding FAD-dependent oxidoreductase; protein product: MQDDGGGSGSGADVVIVGSGVVGAACAEALTRRGARVLVLDRGPLAAGTTACGEGNLLVSNKAPGPGLALAQASLSRWPRLLAALREELGPGRAECEYEVKGGLVVATGEPEGAALCGFAAAQRAAGVDARELAPGEAAAYEPHLTPAVRAAVHYPQDAQLQPVLAATSLLAAVRARGGRIRTGVDVTGVETGRDGRAVGVRTSQGRIPCGAVVNACGPWAGEFAAAAGAPLPVVPRRGTVLVTAPLPHGTVRHKVYDAGYAETARSEDAALQVAAVVEATQAGTVLIGSSRQRCGFDGTLRAGVLGALARAAAQLFPVLGGVPVMRAYGGFRPYTPDHLPVVGEDPRHPGLWHATGHEGAGIGLAAATGELLAELWAGEPPHLDPEPFRVQRFGTARTTRTARFGRENGWH
- a CDS encoding STAS domain-containing protein — encoded protein: MDRGMVGSASRGRLHVAVRRDGASAIVTPVGELDHHTADVLREPLEAAIADGGARVVLDCSGLEFCDSTGLNVLLGARLQAEAAGGGIHLAAMQPVVARVFEITGAEAVFTVHDTLDAALAG
- a CDS encoding LPXTG cell wall anchor domain-containing protein, with product MSHIPRRAAALAASLAGGAVLLGAPAAHAVTIDVDYACKTPIGDKSAVSPIDIKGVADGGAYKLTMTFEKGVSSSPIELGKGAMKPSAVIKVGGADSGTVAVSGPANTEPIPANTPIKISDLSGTYTPKKSGSVTFTASTLTIQALGTTTTCTPTNNPKPSLTLDIKEPGGSSGGSSTGGSSTGGSSTGGSSTGGSTGGSATGGSGSGGASGGAASGGSSTGGSATGGSSSTGGSTGGQLPQTGPADSAIALGTLGGTVLLTGVAGTLWLTRRRRAATTR
- a CDS encoding peptide MFS transporter — its product is MASSLTKGAAEQEKTSPDSGGKTFFGHPRGLAPLFMTEMWERFSYYGMRALLVVYLIAGGPDAKPDSQGGGLAMPEASSVAIYSVYVAMVYLLAMPGGWFGDRVWGPRKTVAIAAGIIMAGHLALAIPGKPSFFAGLALVAIGSGLLKANISTMVGHLYDGPQDPRRDGGFTIFYIGVNTGAFAAPLVIGTVGQKVNWHLGFSIAAVGMGLGLLFFLWGTRHLSPQSSVVPKPLTAAERKATLLKALLWLAIAAAFYGVVAGTGHFTQKWATIPIALVGLVIPITVLTRIKRDKDLTANEQTKVSGYIWFFVAAAVFWMIFDQAGSTMSTFAEKKTADNVFGIDFPSTWFQSVNPLWVMAIAPVFASMWLWLARKDREPSTTVKFSMAMVIIGASFFVFAIPMGMAADGTKVTPAWLLMIYGIQTMGELCLSPVGLSLTTKMAPQKYASQMMGVWFLAVTAGDCTMTLLTESGVDLNGTGVILAQAAAATLAGAAVWMSRKRIEGLMGDVR